Proteins encoded within one genomic window of Methanomicrobia archaeon:
- the prf1 gene encoding peptide chain release factor 1 codes for MDQIKKYEFRKVLEELREKSGRGTELVSVYIPPDKQISDVTSQLRDEHGQAMNIKSKITRTNVQSSLESILAKLRYVRVGENGLVIFCGAIDKGGDKTDIETYIVEPPAKIYSYIYHCDSSFFLEPLEELVTEKEKYGLLVLDKREATIGILHGKIVEPVKHLTSSVPGKIRKGGQSAARFQRLREIATDDFYKRIGEHTSQILLQVEGLKGLLIGGPSPTKEDFIKGSHLHYELQNKILGEFDVAYTDESGLYELVDAAGEVLEGMDLMREKKLMARFMEFIANNEAMVAYGEQDVRKNLELGAVDTLMISEELKAEFVRELVEKAELTSANVEFISTEFEEGSQLKRAFGGVAALLRYKTAGYA; via the coding sequence ATGGATCAAATAAAGAAGTACGAATTCAGGAAAGTATTAGAAGAATTGAGGGAGAAGAGCGGACGAGGCACGGAGCTCGTGTCAGTTTACATTCCGCCTGATAAGCAGATATCTGACGTTACGTCTCAACTCCGTGACGAACACGGGCAGGCAATGAACATCAAGAGTAAGATTACCCGCACGAACGTGCAAAGCTCGCTGGAATCCATCTTGGCGAAGCTGCGCTATGTGCGCGTGGGAGAAAACGGTCTGGTGATCTTCTGCGGTGCCATCGACAAGGGCGGAGACAAGACAGATATAGAAACGTACATCGTGGAGCCGCCAGCAAAGATCTATTCTTATATTTATCATTGCGATTCGAGTTTCTTCCTCGAGCCGCTGGAAGAACTCGTGACGGAGAAAGAGAAATACGGCTTGCTCGTGCTGGACAAACGAGAAGCGACGATCGGGATCTTGCATGGTAAGATCGTGGAGCCCGTGAAACACCTGACGTCGTCCGTTCCGGGTAAGATACGGAAAGGCGGGCAGTCTGCGGCTCGATTCCAACGTCTGCGTGAGATCGCAACCGATGATTTTTATAAACGGATCGGCGAACACACATCACAGATCCTGCTTCAAGTTGAGGGACTCAAGGGGCTTCTGATCGGTGGTCCGAGCCCAACGAAGGAGGATTTCATAAAAGGGTCGCACCTGCATTACGAACTGCAGAATAAGATCCTCGGGGAGTTTGACGTCGCGTATACCGACGAATCAGGCCTTTATGAGCTCGTGGACGCGGCGGGAGAAGTTCTGGAAGGAATGGATTTGATGCGTGAGAAGAAGCTCATGGCGCGATTCATGGAGTTCATAGCGAATAACGAGGCGATGGTGGCATACGGTGAGCAGGACGTGAGAAAGAACCTGGAGTTGGGCGCCGTGGATACGTTGATGATCTCGGAAGAACTCAAAGCCGAGTTTGTACGCGAGCTGGTGGAGAAGGCTGAGCTGACGAGCGCGAACGTGGAATTTATCTCGACGGAATTCGAGGAAGGATCGCAGTTAAAACGCGCGTTTGGCGGTGTTGCTGCTCTCTTACGCTATAAAACGGCAGGCTATGCATAA
- a CDS encoding MFS transporter: protein MKAKHLEGISANVLLLGIVSFLNDLSSEMIIPILPILITSLGGAGLILGLIGGLQDSISSILKVLSGYWSDRVGRRKIFVFGGYLTSAGFKLLLAFSRIWQHVLLFASFERVGKGLRTAPRDAIIADSMPDARGTGFGIHRAFDTLGAIFGGLAALSLYWFLEFEFMYIIFIAAIIAFISLVPIHFIKESKRAPQEINLQISLRKLSRPLMLFITVASVFALANFTYMFFILKAETAFMPLMPLKESVALAIFLYVLFNISYALLAIPFGTLSDRIGKCRVLIAGYLLFSVTCLGFAYFDSLSAFLILFPLYGVVYAMIDGNQRAFISDLSSADLRATALGTFHTMIGILTLPASLVAGFLWNVTPTHHLTFLFGSTVSIIAVLLFVALRKHFCDF, encoded by the coding sequence ATGAAGGCCAAACACCTCGAAGGAATAAGCGCAAACGTACTTCTCTTGGGCATTGTTAGTTTTCTGAACGATTTGAGCAGCGAAATGATCATCCCGATCTTACCGATACTCATAACCTCGTTGGGCGGTGCGGGTCTGATTTTGGGGCTAATCGGCGGATTACAGGACAGCATATCGAGTATTTTAAAGGTCCTTTCGGGCTACTGGTCTGACCGAGTAGGGAGGCGAAAGATATTTGTCTTCGGTGGCTATCTGACTTCTGCGGGCTTCAAATTGCTGCTCGCATTCTCTCGGATCTGGCAGCACGTATTGCTCTTCGCCAGTTTCGAACGCGTGGGCAAGGGCTTGAGAACCGCACCGCGAGACGCTATCATCGCCGATTCTATGCCGGACGCAAGAGGAACGGGTTTTGGCATTCACCGGGCATTCGATACGCTGGGTGCGATCTTCGGCGGTTTGGCGGCGCTCAGTTTGTATTGGTTCCTAGAGTTTGAATTCATGTACATCATCTTTATCGCCGCGATCATCGCTTTTATTTCGCTCGTACCGATTCATTTCATCAAGGAGAGCAAGCGAGCACCGCAGGAAATAAACCTGCAAATAAGCCTGAGAAAGCTGTCTCGGCCTCTTATGCTCTTCATTACGGTGGCTTCCGTCTTTGCACTCGCCAATTTCACCTACATGTTCTTTATTCTCAAGGCGGAGACGGCGTTTATGCCACTCATGCCCTTGAAGGAGTCCGTTGCTCTTGCGATCTTCTTATATGTCCTCTTTAACATCTCCTACGCCCTGCTCGCCATTCCGTTTGGCACGCTCTCCGACAGAATAGGGAAGTGTCGCGTGCTTATCGCCGGCTATCTACTCTTTTCCGTAACCTGCCTCGGATTCGCCTACTTTGACTCGCTCTCTGCCTTCTTGATATTATTCCCGCTGTACGGCGTGGTGTATGCGATGATAGACGGTAACCAGCGGGCTTTTATTTCTGACCTGTCCTCTGCTGATTTGCGGGCTACTGCGTTAGGCACGTTTCATACCATGATTGGGATACTAACGTTACCAGCAAGTTTAGTCGCGGGCTTTTTATGGAATGTAACGCCCACCCATCATTTGACCTTTCTCTTTGGCAGTACGGTCAGTATCATAGCTGTTCTCCTGTTCGTTGCTCTTAGAAAACATTTTTGCGACTTCTGA